The DNA region GCAGAGAAAAATCAGAAAACTATGCATGGAGGCCTCTACCCATTATGGCTGGAGCATTCCCTTTCCCCAGCTTGCACTGCACCGACCGGCCAGTGCCTGACAGCGCAGATCCCGCAGACGACGGCCTGCATCGACTCCTTCCAGCCCGTGATCCGTGGGAAGACGGACGGAAAACATCAGTTCCAGATCTCTTTTTACCCTTTCAAGGAAATCTTCTCCATGATCTGCCCGTACCAGATAAAACAGGGCATCCACAAGATCCGCCCTGTGCAGCTTAAGTAAAAGATCAACCCTGGAACCAGGACGAAGCCTGCCATAGAGTCCTGCCTTCATATGAAGGCGTGCAGCCATGCTGCCTGCATCCTCAAAACGCCTTGAAAGCCGCAGCCTCCGGGCAAAGGCCCTGGCCATGGGTTCACCTGCCCCATCATGCCCGTGATGGGAAGGCCATTTTTCCTTCGGCGTGGCAAGCTTTCCAAGGTCATGGCACAATGCCATCCATGCCAGAAGCCTGCTCCCATGCAGTTCATCCGTCACATCCATGATATGCTCAAACAATGACCCCCTGTGCCAGGGGACTGGCCCTGCCGGAACATCCATGGCTTTTTTCATTTCACTGAACCAGGGATCAAGGCAGCCGGTTTCTGCAAGAATTCGAAAAAAACGGGAAGGGTTTTCACCGGAAAGGGCAATAAGCAGTTCACTTCCCACCCTTTCCGGAGAAATGCCTTCCAGCAGAAAGGCCGTTTCTCTCATGGTTTCAAGCAACTCCGGTGCAGGAGCATAATCCGGAAAAAGACTTGTAAACCTTGCTGCACGGAAGACCCGCAAGGGATCTTTCATGAAATTTTCTCTGCGTACAGGCCTCAGTATTTTTTCCTTAAGATCCTTAAGGGCCATAGGATGATGATAGAGTCTGCCCCCTTCATCTTCTGCCATGGCATTAATGGTCAGATCCCGCCCCAGCAGATCATCATGGATATTATCTGTATGGGAAAGTATGTATTCATCCCCCCCCACCCTGTATACTGGCGTCTGTTTTCCCTGCTTCCGGGCAGAGGGAAAGGCCTTAATAAAATCAGCCTCTTTAGCCCCTAAAACCAGAAAATCCCTGTCTTTAAAGGCTCTTCCCATAAGCTTGTCACGGATAGCACCACCTACGGTATAAATTTCCACATTCTATTTCCCGCCAATCATGGCCTTGATTTTTTTTATCAGGCCCGCTCCAATCATTTCATCGGCCGCATCCAGAACCCGGCGCACCACCTCAAAAATATCTCCCTCACCGACCCAGTGTTTTTCAAGGACATGGGCAGGAGTATTGGTCATGACACTGTTCAACGCATAGGTGGCCAGAACAATATCATCCAGATAACCAGCAGGCCCCAGAATGGCTTCGGGCAGAAGATCTATGGGTGAAATAAAATATGCGATGGCAAAGGCCAGCTTGGCCTTTTCTCTGGCAGGAACTTCCGGGTCCACAACCAGCTTGCATAAAAGATAAAAAATATCCGGTGCCAGCAATATATATTCTGACCATCTGCTGTTTCTGCCTGCTCCGAATACGGCCCAGTTTTTAATTTTTACCCGAAGCTTCCGGTAAAAATCTTCATTTT from Desulfobotulus mexicanus includes:
- a CDS encoding HD domain-containing protein, with the protein product MEIYTVGGAIRDKLMGRAFKDRDFLVLGAKEADFIKAFPSARKQGKQTPVYRVGGDEYILSHTDNIHDDLLGRDLTINAMAEDEGGRLYHHPMALKDLKEKILRPVRRENFMKDPLRVFRAARFTSLFPDYAPAPELLETMRETAFLLEGISPERVGSELLIALSGENPSRFFRILAETGCLDPWFSEMKKAMDVPAGPVPWHRGSLFEHIMDVTDELHGSRLLAWMALCHDLGKLATPKEKWPSHHGHDGAGEPMARAFARRLRLSRRFEDAGSMAARLHMKAGLYGRLRPGSRVDLLLKLHRADLVDALFYLVRADHGEDFLERVKRDLELMFSVRLPTDHGLEGVDAGRRLRDLRCQALAGRCSASWGKGMLQP
- a CDS encoding YkvA family protein yields the protein MFFCESINKNEDFYRKLRVKIKNWAVFGAGRNSRWSEYILLAPDIFYLLCKLVVDPEVPAREKAKLAFAIAYFISPIDLLPEAILGPAGYLDDIVLATYALNSVMTNTPAHVLEKHWVGEGDIFEVVRRVLDAADEMIGAGLIKKIKAMIGGK